In one window of Cynocephalus volans isolate mCynVol1 chromosome 6, mCynVol1.pri, whole genome shotgun sequence DNA:
- the POLR1F gene encoding DNA-directed RNA polymerase I subunit RPA43 — MAAGCSVVPRPKAASERPVVGPASVLPCLELPTYAAACALVNSRYSCLVAGPHRRHIALSPRYLNRKRTGIREQLDAELLRYSESLSGVPIAYDNIKVVGELGDIYDDQGHIHLNIEADFVIFCPEPGQKLMGTVNKMSSSHIGCLVHGCFNASIPKPEQTSVEQWQTLEINVGDELEFEVFRLDSDAAGVFCIRGKLNMTSLQSKCSKVSEEVTETSTEDAVEKLPKKKKKKKKDPETYEADDGTTELTHFADVSPNKETDLQITNNVNGFCEEEPKKDKKKKKKKKHQEHQDQDPIFLGSDSSGYQSDHKKKKKKRKHSGDAEFTPLLECLPKKKRVK; from the exons ATGGCTGCGGGTTGTTCAGTGGTGCCACGGCCGAAGGCGGCCTCTGAGCGGCCTGTGGTAGGACCCGCCAGCGTCCTGCCTTGCTTAGAGCTGCCGACTTATGCCGCTGCTTGTGCGCTCGTGAATAGCCGCTACTCTTGCCTCGTGGCCGGGCCGCACCGGAGGCACATTGCACTGTCGCCCCGCTACCTTAACAGGAAACGCACTGGCATCCGAGAGCAACTCGATGCGGAGCTCCTGCGCTATTCCGAGAG CCTTTCAGGTGTCCCCATTGCATATGATAACATTAAAGTTGTGGGTGAACTGGGAGATATTTATGATGATCAGGGACACATTCATCTTAACATTGAAGcagattttgttattttctgccctGAACCAGGACAAAAGCTTATg GGTACAGTAAATAAAATGTCTTCTAGTCACATTGGCTGTTTGGTACATGGCTGTTTTAATGCCTCCATCCCTAAACCTGAGCAAACATCAGTTGAGCAGTGGCAGACCCTGGAGATAAATGTGGGTGATGAACTAGAATTTGAAGTATTTCGTTTAGACTCAGATGCTGCTGGAGTATTCTGCATTCGAGGAAAACTAAATATGACTAG TTTACAATCCAAGTGTTCTAAAGTTTCGGAAGAAGTAACAGAAACCAGTACTGAGGACGCTGTTGAAAAActtccaaagaagaaaaagaaaaagaagaaagacccaGAGACATATGAAGCAGATGATGGTACCACAGAGCTAACACATTTTGCAGATGTCTccccaaacaaagaaacagaCCTGCAGATTACTAATAATGTGAATGGCTTCTGTGAAGAAGAGCCAAAGAAggataagaagaagaagaagaagaaaaagcaccaagaacatcaGGATCAGGACCCTATTTTCCTGGGTAGTGACTCCAGTGGTTACCAAAGtgaccataaaaagaaaaaaaagaaaagaaaacacagtggaGATGCTGAATTTACCCCACTTTTGGAATgcttaccaaaaaagaaaagggtaaaataa